The genomic interval CCTTGCGCCCGGCCGCGTACGGCCCAGCGGAAATCGGAAACAGCACCGTGCCGCGCAGCGGAAACGAAACAAAACATGGGTGTCCCCTTCTTCCGGCACGGCACGGGTCCCCGAGATGCCGAACAGCTGCGCTCGCGCTTCGAACGCGAGCCCCTCCCCGACGACGGCTCGGGGCACCCCCCTGTCCCCCTGACCGTCTCGATCGGCATCGCGAGCCAGATCCCAGAGAGCCCGGAAGCGCTGGACACGCTGCTGACCCGGGCCGACGATGCCATGAGCACCGCCAAGCGTCATGGCCGCAACAAGGTCGTCCTGGCACCATCACAACGATACTGACCGCCCATTGAGTACGCCCTGCACCCGCCCGGCTCGTAACATCAAGAAATTCTAGTTGCCCCCTACCCTAGGTGGTTCCCCGGCCTGGCTCGGCTTGTCGGCCGGCCCGGGGCTGGCACAAACTGCCTGTATCGCCCGCCCATCGAGACCCGACGCGTTGGCCCGCCTGCTCATCCCCATCGTCGCCCTGCTCGCCTCCGTCACCATCCTGGTGATGGGCAGCGGCCTCATGGGGACGCTAGTCAGCACACGCCTGAGCCTCGAAGCCATCGACCCCCAGCTCAAGGGGCTCATCATGTCCGCCTACTACATCGGGCTGGTCATCGGAGCCCAGCAGGGCG from Thioalkalivibrio sp. ALJ12 carries:
- a CDS encoding diguanylate cyclase domain-containing protein translates to MGVPFFRHGTGPRDAEQLRSRFEREPLPDDGSGHPPVPLTVSIGIASQIPESPEALDTLLTRADDAMSTAKRHGRNKVVLAPSQRY